A genomic stretch from Mycobacterium paraterrae includes:
- a CDS encoding purple acid phosphatase family protein → MVDEVHPDDGVNSARGVSRRTLLATGATAAILGAGFGAGAVALLGPSQRGPSLWTQPSRRGAQPVGGLHLQFGRDASREVVVSWHTTDPVSNPRVLAGTSTGGFGRTVPAETRTYRDAKSKTEVRVHHARLDNLAPDTDYVYAAVHDGTDPELGTVRTAPAGRSPLRFTSFGDQATPTLGRLQKDSYRSDNLGSPAAGDITTAIERIGPLFNLVNGDLCYANLAHDRIRTWSDWFDNNTRSARYRPWMPAAGNHENEIGNGPVGYAAYQTYFSLPESGSDTELRGLWYSFTAGAVRIISLSNDDICYQDGGNSYVRGYSGGAQKRWLEGELANARADKRIDWVIVCMHQTAVSTADHTNGADLGIRQDWLPLFDRYQVDLVVCGHEHHYERSHPLRGAQDTETRTPIPVGDHGDTIDTTRGTVHVVIGGGGTSTPSNGMFFPEPRCRVVTGIGDTRDGIGRRVPIYVIEDAPWSAFRDGQNPYGFVAFDVDPGLPGGNTTIKATHYAVNGPYGAVSVVEQFTLTRPRGG, encoded by the coding sequence ATGGTCGACGAGGTACACCCGGACGACGGCGTGAATTCGGCACGGGGTGTCAGCCGCCGAACCCTGCTGGCCACCGGCGCGACGGCGGCAATCCTCGGCGCCGGGTTCGGGGCAGGGGCCGTCGCACTCCTCGGCCCCTCCCAGCGCGGGCCGAGCTTGTGGACTCAGCCCAGCCGGCGCGGGGCCCAACCGGTGGGTGGTTTGCACTTGCAATTCGGTCGAGACGCTTCTCGCGAAGTCGTCGTGTCCTGGCACACCACCGATCCGGTGAGCAATCCACGCGTCTTGGCGGGCACGTCCACCGGCGGCTTCGGCCGTACGGTGCCCGCCGAAACGCGCACCTACCGCGACGCCAAGTCCAAGACCGAAGTCCGGGTGCATCACGCCAGACTCGACAACCTCGCTCCCGATACCGACTACGTGTATGCGGCGGTGCACGACGGCACCGATCCCGAGCTGGGAACGGTACGTACAGCGCCGGCAGGACGTAGTCCGTTGCGCTTCACCAGCTTCGGGGATCAAGCGACGCCCACCTTGGGTCGGCTGCAGAAAGACAGTTACCGCAGTGACAATCTGGGTTCCCCGGCAGCCGGCGACATCACAACGGCAATCGAGCGCATCGGACCGCTGTTCAACTTGGTCAACGGAGACCTCTGCTACGCGAACCTGGCGCACGACCGGATTCGCACCTGGTCGGACTGGTTCGACAACAACACCCGCTCCGCACGTTACCGCCCCTGGATGCCCGCGGCGGGCAACCACGAGAACGAAATAGGCAACGGTCCAGTCGGTTACGCCGCCTACCAGACCTATTTCTCGCTGCCCGAATCGGGATCGGACACCGAGCTTCGCGGTCTGTGGTACTCGTTCACCGCCGGTGCGGTGCGGATCATCAGCCTGAGCAACGACGACATCTGCTACCAGGACGGTGGTAACTCCTACGTCCGGGGTTACTCCGGCGGAGCGCAAAAGCGTTGGCTGGAAGGCGAACTGGCGAACGCACGCGCCGACAAGCGCATCGACTGGGTGATCGTCTGTATGCACCAAACCGCGGTGTCCACGGCCGATCACACCAATGGCGCCGACCTAGGCATCCGTCAGGACTGGTTACCGTTGTTCGACCGCTACCAGGTCGACTTAGTGGTGTGCGGCCACGAGCACCACTACGAGCGTTCCCATCCACTGCGGGGGGCGCAGGACACCGAGACCCGAACACCGATCCCGGTGGGAGACCATGGTGACACGATCGACACGACGCGAGGGACCGTGCACGTCGTCATCGGCGGCGGGGGAACGTCGACACCGTCGAACGGTATGTTCTTCCCAGAGCCGCGGTGCCGAGTGGTGACCGGAATCGGCGACACCCGCGACGGGATCGGGCGCCGTGTGCCGATCTACGTGATCGAAGACGCGCCATGGTCGGCGTTTCGCGACGGGCAAAACCCTTACGGCTTCGTCGCTTTCGACGTCGACCCCGGGTTGCCAGGTGGCAATACCACGATCAAGGCGACCCACTACGCCGTCAACGGCCCGTACGGCGCGGTCAGCGTGGTCGAGCAGTTCACGTTGACTCGGCCCCGCGGAGGCTGA
- a CDS encoding PE family protein: protein MSFVTTQPEELSGAASSLAGLGESMAARNAAAATPTTGLAPAASDIVSAMTAAQFGQHGAAYQQIAAQAAVVHEQVVAALRSGAGAYALTEAANAAAAD, encoded by the coding sequence GTGTCGTTCGTAACTACGCAGCCCGAAGAATTGTCCGGGGCTGCGAGCAGTCTGGCAGGCCTTGGCGAGTCGATGGCGGCAAGAAACGCCGCAGCGGCGACACCGACTACAGGTCTTGCTCCCGCCGCTTCGGATATTGTTTCGGCAATGACGGCGGCGCAGTTCGGCCAGCACGGTGCCGCCTATCAGCAGATTGCCGCGCAGGCTGCGGTAGTGCACGAGCAAGTAGTAGCCGCGTTACGTTCCGGGGCGGGGGCGTACGCGCTGACCGAGGCGGCGAATGCAGCTGCTGCCGACTAA